The following coding sequences are from one Streptomyces dengpaensis window:
- a CDS encoding metallopeptidase family protein: MDNPVQPRAAAPGPRRRDRHGRGMRGPVAPPQVPLSASRAEAFADLVQDSVERLERRWPQLADIDFLVLEVPRLEGSGEGWSDEAVPLGGTIPARDGRPARVVVYRRPVEIRTKGRDERAALVHEVVVEQVAELLGLTPETVDPRYGED; the protein is encoded by the coding sequence ATGGACAACCCCGTACAGCCCCGCGCCGCCGCACCTGGGCCCCGCCGTCGTGATCGCCACGGAAGGGGCATGCGCGGCCCCGTGGCGCCGCCCCAGGTGCCGCTCTCCGCGAGCCGTGCCGAGGCGTTCGCGGATCTGGTGCAGGACTCCGTGGAACGGCTGGAGCGGCGCTGGCCGCAGCTGGCCGACATCGACTTCCTGGTCCTCGAGGTGCCCCGCCTCGAGGGCTCCGGCGAGGGCTGGAGCGACGAGGCGGTGCCCTTGGGCGGCACGATCCCGGCGCGGGACGGCCGCCCCGCGCGCGTGGTCGTCTACCGCCGCCCGGTCGAGATCCGTACCAAGGGCCGCGACGAGCGCGCCGCCCTGGTGCACGAGGTCGTCGTGGAGCAGGTAGCGGAGCTGCTGGGGCTGACCCCGGAGACGGTCGATCCGCGGTACGGCGAGGACTAG
- a CDS encoding DUF3499 domain-containing protein: MSGGLCGRCHSTTRWGDLGESRRGPLKSAVPSNVVSLVRRCSRTACGRPAVATLTYVYADSTAVLGPLATYAEPHCYDLCAEHSERLTAPRGWEVVRLADASGPSRPSGDDLEALANAVREAARPQQRAAEAGGGGNARSADPMEVARRGHLRVLRSPDN; encoded by the coding sequence ATGTCCGGAGGCCTGTGTGGGCGGTGTCACAGCACGACACGGTGGGGTGACCTGGGGGAGAGTCGTCGCGGCCCGCTCAAGAGTGCGGTACCGTCCAACGTCGTGAGCCTTGTACGTCGCTGTTCGCGCACCGCTTGCGGCCGTCCCGCCGTCGCGACGCTGACGTACGTCTACGCCGACTCGACCGCGGTCCTCGGCCCGCTCGCCACCTACGCCGAACCCCACTGCTACGACCTGTGCGCCGAGCACTCCGAGCGCCTCACCGCGCCGCGCGGCTGGGAGGTCGTCCGGCTCGCCGACGCCTCGGGTCCCTCCCGCCCCAGTGGCGACGATCTGGAAGCGCTGGCCAACGCCGTGCGCGAGGCGGCCCGGCCGCAGCAGCGCGCCGCGGAGGCCGGTGGCGGCGGCAACGCCCGCTCGGCGGACCCGATGGAGGTCGCGCGCCGCGGCCATCTGCGGGTGCTGCGCTCGCCGGACAACTGA
- a CDS encoding L-lactate permease, translating to MYVQELEPVADSLGPSALVAALPLVIVLVLLGGVRMKAHRAGLIGLLAAALVAWLAYGMPVGQTLSSAAQGAVFGLFPILWIVVNALWVYRMTVRTRHFDILRRSFGRLSDDPRIQALVVAFCFGALLEALAGFGAPVAICSVMLVALGFDPVRAAVVALVANTAPVAFGAMGTPVVTLAQVTGLPLDSVASVVGRQTPLLALVVPLVLVGLVDGRRGLRETWVPAVVCGVAFAAAQFAASNYVSAQLADIGAALAGAAALVAVPHTRVPVAEPVRAAVLTGVRTEDLDEEDPRPEVVRAYAPYALIVAIFSVAQIPAVKDWLARATQTYDWPFLDVVDPEGKPVGGNVFTWPIVSTGGTLVLLAGLCTAVVLGVHARVAVKEWLATVHELRFAILTVTSVLALAYVMNLSGQAATIGHFVAAAGAGLAFLSPVLGWFGVAVSGSDTSANALFGALQVSAARESGLSPELLAAANSSGGVLGKMISPQNLTIACAAVGLAGREGDLLRKVLPWSVGLLLVMCLIVVGQSSPVLEWMLP from the coding sequence GTGTACGTCCAGGAGCTCGAACCCGTCGCCGACTCGCTCGGCCCGTCCGCCCTCGTCGCCGCCCTGCCCCTGGTCATCGTGCTGGTCCTGCTCGGCGGCGTCCGCATGAAGGCTCATCGGGCAGGCCTGATCGGCCTTCTGGCGGCCGCTCTGGTCGCATGGCTCGCCTACGGCATGCCGGTCGGCCAGACGCTCTCCAGCGCCGCCCAGGGCGCCGTCTTCGGCCTCTTCCCCATCCTGTGGATCGTCGTCAACGCCCTGTGGGTGTACCGGATGACCGTCCGCACCCGGCACTTCGACATCCTGCGCCGCTCGTTCGGGCGACTGTCCGACGATCCGCGCATCCAGGCGCTCGTCGTCGCCTTCTGCTTCGGCGCGCTCCTGGAGGCCCTCGCGGGCTTCGGTGCGCCGGTCGCGATCTGTTCGGTGATGCTGGTCGCGCTCGGCTTCGACCCGGTGCGCGCCGCGGTGGTCGCACTCGTCGCCAACACCGCGCCGGTCGCGTTCGGCGCCATGGGCACACCGGTCGTGACGCTCGCCCAGGTCACGGGCCTGCCTCTGGATTCCGTCGCCTCCGTGGTGGGCCGTCAGACCCCGCTGCTGGCCCTCGTCGTGCCCCTCGTGCTGGTCGGCCTGGTCGACGGCCGACGCGGCCTGCGCGAGACCTGGGTGCCCGCCGTGGTGTGCGGAGTCGCCTTCGCCGCCGCCCAGTTCGCCGCCTCGAACTACGTCTCCGCGCAACTCGCCGACATCGGCGCCGCCTTGGCGGGCGCGGCCGCCCTGGTCGCCGTACCGCACACGCGCGTGCCCGTCGCCGAGCCCGTACGGGCCGCGGTCCTGACCGGCGTACGCACCGAGGACCTGGACGAGGAGGACCCGCGCCCCGAAGTCGTGCGCGCCTACGCCCCGTACGCGCTGATCGTCGCCATCTTCTCGGTCGCGCAGATCCCGGCCGTGAAGGACTGGCTGGCGCGGGCGACCCAGACGTACGACTGGCCCTTCCTGGACGTCGTCGACCCGGAGGGGAAGCCGGTCGGCGGGAACGTCTTCACCTGGCCGATCGTGTCGACCGGCGGCACCCTCGTGCTCCTCGCCGGGCTGTGCACGGCCGTCGTACTCGGGGTGCACGCGCGCGTGGCCGTCAAGGAATGGCTGGCGACGGTGCACGAGTTGAGGTTCGCGATCCTCACCGTGACGTCGGTGCTGGCCCTCGCCTATGTCATGAACCTCTCCGGACAGGCCGCCACGATCGGCCACTTCGTGGCGGCGGCCGGCGCGGGACTCGCCTTCTTGTCACCCGTTCTGGGCTGGTTCGGCGTAGCGGTGTCCGGCTCCGACACCTCGGCGAACGCCCTTTTCGGTGCCCTCCAGGTGAGCGCGGCCAGGGAGTCGGGACTGTCTCCCGAACTGCTCGCCGCCGCCAACAGTTCGGGCGGTGTCCTCGGCAAGATGATCTCGCCGCAGAACCTGACCATCGCGTGCGCGGCGGTCGGGCTCGCGGGCCGCGAGGGAGACCTGCTGCGCAAGGTGCTGCCGTGGAGCGTCGGACTGCTGCTGGTCATGTGTCTGATCGTGGTGGGACAGAGTTCACCGGTCCTGGAGTGGATGCTGCCCTGA
- a CDS encoding phosphomannomutase/phosphoglucomutase: MTADLSQLVKAYDVRGVVPDQWDESLAELFGSAFVQVTGARAIVIGHDMRPSSPGLSRAFARGAAARGVDVTEIGLCSTDQLYYASGAFALPGAMFTASHNPAQYNGIKMCRAGAAPVGQDTGLADIRELVESWLTSGAPASDATPGTITRRDTLDDYAAHLRSLVDLTSIRPPVSHHRPSKESASRPSHLKVVVDAGNGMGGHTVPTVFAGLPLDLVPMYFELDGTFPNHEANPLEPANIVDLQKRVREEDADLGIAFDGDADRCFVVDEHGDPVSPSAITALVASRELAKHGGGTVIHNLITSWSVPEAVRENGGTPVRTRVGHSFIKAEMARTGAIFGGEHSAHYYFRDFWNADTGMLAALHVLAALGGQDGPLSQLVAAYDRYAGSGEINSTVDDQAARLAAVKTAYEGREGVSIDELDGLTVTAQDWWFNVRPSNTEPLLRLNAEARDEATMAKTRDEVLAIIRG, translated from the coding sequence GTGACTGCTGATCTGTCGCAGCTCGTAAAGGCGTACGACGTACGCGGTGTGGTCCCGGACCAGTGGGACGAGTCGTTGGCCGAGCTGTTCGGATCGGCTTTCGTCCAGGTGACCGGAGCGCGGGCGATCGTGATCGGGCACGACATGCGGCCCTCGTCGCCCGGCCTGTCGCGTGCCTTCGCGCGCGGTGCGGCGGCGCGCGGCGTCGACGTGACCGAAATCGGCCTGTGCTCCACGGACCAGCTCTACTACGCGTCGGGCGCGTTCGCCCTGCCGGGCGCCATGTTCACGGCCTCGCACAACCCCGCGCAGTACAACGGCATCAAGATGTGCCGGGCGGGCGCCGCCCCGGTCGGTCAGGACACCGGCCTCGCCGACATCCGCGAACTCGTCGAGTCCTGGCTCACCTCGGGCGCCCCGGCCTCGGACGCGACGCCGGGAACGATCACGCGGCGGGACACGTTGGACGATTACGCGGCGCACCTCCGCTCCCTCGTCGACCTGACCTCGATCCGCCCGCCCGTCTCCCACCACCGCCCTTCCAAGGAAAGCGCTTCGCGCCCCTCTCATCTCAAAGTCGTGGTCGACGCGGGCAACGGCATGGGTGGACACACGGTCCCGACCGTCTTCGCCGGCCTGCCCCTGGACCTCGTCCCGATGTACTTCGAACTGGACGGCACGTTCCCCAACCACGAGGCCAACCCGCTCGAGCCGGCGAACATCGTGGACCTCCAGAAGCGCGTGCGCGAGGAGGACGCCGACCTCGGCATCGCCTTCGACGGCGACGCGGACCGCTGCTTCGTCGTGGACGAGCACGGCGACCCGGTGTCCCCGTCCGCGATCACGGCCCTGGTCGCCTCCCGCGAGCTCGCCAAGCACGGCGGCGGCACGGTCATCCACAACCTCATCACCTCCTGGTCGGTTCCGGAGGCCGTCCGGGAGAACGGCGGCACCCCGGTCCGCACCCGCGTCGGCCACTCCTTCATCAAGGCCGAGATGGCCCGCACCGGCGCGATCTTCGGCGGCGAGCACTCCGCGCACTACTACTTCCGCGACTTCTGGAACGCCGACACGGGCATGCTGGCCGCCCTCCACGTCCTCGCCGCCCTCGGCGGCCAGGACGGCCCCCTCTCCCAACTCGTCGCCGCGTACGACCGCTACGCGGGCTCCGGCGAGATCAACTCCACGGTCGACGACCAGGCCGCCCGCCTCGCCGCCGTCAAGACCGCGTACGAGGGCCGCGAGGGCGTCAGCATCGACGAGCTCGACGGCCTCACCGTCACCGCCCAGGACTGGTGGTTCAACGTCCGCCCCTCCAACACGGAGCCCCTCCTCCGCCTGAACGCCGAGGCCCGGGACGAGGCGACGATGGCGAAGACGAGGGACGAGGTACTGGCGATCATCAGGGGCTAG
- a CDS encoding Trm112 family protein, whose protein sequence is MPLEAGLLEILACPACHAPLKEQESELICTGGDCGLAYPVRDGIPVLLVDEARRPA, encoded by the coding sequence ATGCCGCTTGAAGCCGGCCTTCTGGAGATCCTCGCCTGCCCGGCCTGCCACGCCCCGCTCAAGGAGCAGGAGAGTGAGCTGATCTGCACGGGAGGCGACTGCGGCCTGGCCTACCCCGTCCGCGACGGCATCCCCGTCCTCCTCGTGGACGAGGCACGCCGCCCCGCGTAA
- a CDS encoding SIS domain-containing protein produces the protein MLDESLLDDPEALARADRRELLRGAAEAGARVRTAVRHATEAGIPELKPDGRPRAVMIAGPGLAATGVAELLGTIVGASCPLTRLTPTGVAPAAGALRWELPGWAGPMDLLLVATPDGIEPSLELLIEQAYRRGCTVAAVAPAHSPIAEAVDRAHGLFVPMATAPYEQDEPLAASAPGVLWALLTPLLSLLDRTGLVSAPPEVLQKVADRLDHVAERCGPAIATYSNPAKTLAADLAEALPVIWTEGTSAGPAGRRFTAALAELAGRPALTAELPEALAAHSVLLAGALAAGADPDDFFRDRVEEAQALHARVVLLRDRPIGGISAAPAARELALSHDTAVSELEPEEGGELETLAELIAITDFAAVYLALASAA, from the coding sequence ATGCTCGACGAATCGCTGCTCGACGACCCCGAGGCGCTGGCCCGCGCCGACCGGCGGGAGCTGCTCCGCGGTGCCGCCGAGGCCGGCGCCCGCGTACGCACCGCGGTCCGGCACGCCACCGAGGCCGGGATCCCGGAGCTGAAGCCGGACGGCCGCCCGCGCGCCGTCATGATCGCGGGCCCCGGTTTGGCCGCCACCGGCGTCGCCGAACTGCTCGGCACCATCGTCGGGGCGAGCTGCCCGCTCACCCGGCTCACCCCCACGGGTGTCGCCCCCGCGGCGGGCGCCCTGCGCTGGGAACTGCCCGGCTGGGCGGGCCCCATGGACCTCCTCCTGGTGGCCACGCCCGACGGCATCGAACCAAGCCTCGAACTCCTGATCGAGCAGGCGTACCGGCGCGGCTGCACCGTGGCCGCCGTGGCCCCGGCCCACTCCCCGATCGCCGAAGCGGTGGATCGCGCGCACGGCCTCTTCGTACCGATGGCGACCGCACCGTACGAGCAGGACGAACCCCTGGCGGCCTCCGCCCCCGGCGTCCTGTGGGCGCTGCTCACCCCGCTGCTCTCCCTCCTCGACCGCACCGGCCTGGTCTCGGCGCCGCCCGAGGTCCTGCAGAAGGTCGCCGACCGTCTCGACCACGTCGCCGAGCGCTGCGGTCCGGCCATCGCGACGTACAGCAACCCCGCCAAGACACTCGCCGCCGACCTGGCCGAGGCGCTCCCGGTGATCTGGACGGAGGGCACCTCCGCGGGCCCCGCCGGCCGCCGTTTCACCGCCGCGCTCGCCGAGCTCGCGGGCCGTCCCGCACTCACCGCCGAACTCCCCGAGGCGCTGGCCGCCCACAGCGTGCTGCTCGCGGGCGCACTGGCCGCGGGCGCCGACCCCGACGACTTCTTCCGGGACCGCGTCGAGGAGGCACAGGCCCTGCACGCGCGCGTGGTCCTGCTCCGCGACCGCCCGATCGGCGGCATCAGCGCGGCACCCGCCGCCCGCGAACTCGCGCTCAGCCACGACACCGCGGTCAGCGAGCTCGAGCCCGAGGAGGGCGGAGAGCTGGAGACCCTCGCAGAGCTGATCGCCATCACGGATTTCGCCGCCGTTTACCTGGCGCTCGCTTCGGCCGCCTGA
- the manA gene encoding mannose-6-phosphate isomerase, class I: MDRLENTIRPYAWGSTTAIPRLLGVEPTGEPQAEMWMGAHPGAPSRTARGPLDEVIAEDPERELGRAAATKFGPRLPFLLKILAAGAPLSLQVHPNLEQAKEGYEDEERRGIPIDAGHRNYKDANHKPELICALTEFDGLCGFRSPDEAAELLAGLDVDSLKPYVDLLHAHPGDAALREVLTAVLSADPDGMAHTVTEAAAACARLGGAYAPYADIAHHFPGDPGVIAAMLLNYVQLQPGEALFLGAGVPHAYLNGLGVEIMANSDNVLRCGLTPKHVDVPELLRIVRFEASDPGVLRPEASPDGEEVYETPIDEFRLSRYVLAEAAAAHDLTRETPQILLCTAGSVHADGITLAPGQSVFVPAGEKAEVSGNGTVFRATVVA, from the coding sequence ATGGACCGCCTCGAGAACACCATCCGCCCCTACGCCTGGGGTTCGACCACCGCCATCCCGCGGCTGCTCGGCGTGGAGCCGACCGGTGAACCGCAGGCGGAGATGTGGATGGGCGCCCACCCGGGCGCGCCCTCGCGCACCGCGCGCGGTCCGCTCGACGAGGTCATCGCCGAGGACCCCGAGAGGGAACTCGGCCGCGCGGCCGCCACCAAGTTCGGCCCCCGCCTGCCGTTCCTGCTGAAGATCCTCGCCGCAGGCGCCCCCCTCTCCCTCCAGGTGCACCCCAACCTCGAACAGGCGAAGGAGGGTTACGAGGACGAGGAGCGCCGCGGCATCCCGATCGACGCGGGCCACCGCAACTACAAGGACGCCAACCACAAGCCCGAACTGATCTGCGCCCTCACGGAGTTCGACGGCCTGTGCGGCTTCCGCTCCCCCGACGAGGCCGCCGAACTGCTCGCGGGCCTCGACGTCGACTCCCTCAAGCCGTACGTCGACCTGCTGCACGCACACCCCGGGGACGCGGCGCTGCGCGAGGTCCTGACGGCGGTGCTGAGCGCGGACCCCGACGGCATGGCCCACACGGTCACCGAGGCCGCGGCCGCCTGCGCCCGCCTCGGCGGCGCCTACGCCCCCTACGCCGACATCGCCCACCACTTCCCGGGCGACCCGGGCGTCATCGCCGCCATGCTGCTCAACTACGTCCAACTGCAGCCCGGCGAGGCCCTGTTCCTGGGCGCCGGGGTCCCGCACGCGTACTTGAACGGCCTGGGCGTGGAGATCATGGCCAACAGCGACAACGTCCTGCGCTGCGGCCTGACCCCCAAGCACGTCGACGTCCCCGAGCTCCTGCGCATCGTCCGCTTCGAGGCGAGCGACCCCGGCGTCCTGCGCCCGGAGGCGTCCCCGGACGGCGAGGAGGTCTACGAGACCCCCATCGACGAGTTCCGCCTCTCCCGGTACGTCCTCGCGGAGGCCGCCGCCGCGCACGACCTCACGCGCGAGACCCCGCAGATCCTCCTCTGCACGGCGGGTTCCGTCCACGCGGACGGCATCACGCTGGCCCCCGGCCAGTCGGTCTTCGTACCGGCGGGCGAAAAGGCCGAGGTGTCCGGAAACGGCACGGTCTTCCGTGCGACTGTGGTGGCCTGA
- a CDS encoding cation diffusion facilitator family transporter — translation MSASGGTKAIVAALAANLAIAASKFVAFAFSGSSSMLAEGVHSLADSGNQALLLVGGKKAQREATPQHPFGYGRERYIYAFLVSIVLFSVGGMFAVYEGYEKIKHPHEIEHWYWPVGVLVFAIIAETFSFRTAIKESNPLRAGRSWKEFVRHAKAPELPVVLLEDLGALVGLILALGGVGLSLITGDGVWDGIGTICIGVLLILIALVLAAETKSLLLGEAAGIDEVKKIEKAVVDGETVTGLIHMRTLHIGPEELLVAAKIAVQRDSTAAEIATAIDAAESRIRAAVPIARVIYLEPDIYSEAEAAKGPDREATPGGPAHTPEH, via the coding sequence ATGAGCGCTTCAGGCGGCACCAAAGCGATCGTGGCGGCACTCGCCGCCAACCTCGCGATCGCGGCATCGAAGTTCGTGGCGTTCGCCTTCAGTGGCTCGTCCTCGATGCTTGCCGAGGGAGTCCACTCGCTCGCCGACTCCGGCAACCAGGCCCTGCTCCTGGTCGGCGGCAAGAAGGCCCAGCGCGAGGCGACCCCGCAGCACCCCTTCGGCTACGGCCGCGAGCGCTACATCTATGCCTTCCTCGTCTCGATCGTCCTCTTCTCGGTCGGCGGCATGTTTGCCGTCTACGAGGGCTACGAGAAGATCAAGCACCCGCACGAGATCGAGCACTGGTACTGGCCGGTCGGCGTCCTGGTGTTCGCGATCATCGCTGAGACGTTTTCCTTCCGGACGGCCATCAAGGAGTCCAACCCGCTGCGCGCGGGCAGGTCCTGGAAGGAGTTCGTCCGCCACGCCAAGGCCCCCGAGCTGCCGGTCGTCCTCCTGGAGGACCTGGGCGCACTGGTCGGTCTGATCCTCGCGCTCGGCGGTGTCGGTCTGTCCCTGATCACCGGCGACGGCGTCTGGGACGGCATCGGCACGATCTGCATCGGTGTCCTCCTCATCCTGATCGCGCTGGTCCTCGCCGCCGAGACCAAGTCCCTCCTCCTCGGCGAGGCCGCGGGCATCGACGAGGTCAAGAAGATCGAGAAGGCCGTCGTCGACGGCGAGACCGTCACCGGCCTCATCCACATGCGCACCCTCCACATCGGCCCGGAGGAGCTCCTCGTCGCCGCCAAGATCGCCGTCCAGCGCGACAGCACGGCCGCCGAGATCGCCACCGCGATCGACGCCGCCGAATCCCGCATCCGCGCCGCCGTCCCGATCGCCCGCGTGATCTACCTGGAACCGGACATCTACAGCGAGGCGGAGGCGGCGAAGGGCCCGGACCGCGAGGCGACGCCCGGGGGACCGGCCCACACGCCC